The window ATATCCATGAATCTAGACACCGCATCAAGTTCTACATtccttatggaagagttctatCTGAGATATTCTTTCGAGAAGGAATAGTGGACATGATCAAGGAAGTAATAGCAGAAGATGGCCCGGAAAGTTTTCATGAGTTTTGTCTGCTTAAAAACCAAGTGTGATGTCTTTAGGGATTAGAAGAATATGACTAGTCTTATTTTGTCTTGTGTGTATTTAATGTGTGTCCTTGTTGTTATAACTAACGAtgtatctgtgtgtgtgtgtgtgaaggatagaaaaacacttagaaagggggcgtttgaataagtgtagctttaaaacttgttagataaaaactatttgcacaatgatttttatcctggttcgttgttaactaaactactccagtccacccccttggagtgacttacctcacctgaggatttaatccactaatcacacgagattacaatggttttccacttagccaactgctaagtcttctagagtatactgatcacaacttgatcactctaggaacaattttCTTAGATAccttcttgaaggatagaaaaacacttagaaagggggggggggttgaataagtgtagtctgaaaacttgaacgataaaaacaatttgcacagttatttttatcctggttcattgttaactaaactactccagtccacccccacggagtgatttacctcacctgaggatttaatccactaatctcaacagattacaatcgttttccacttagcccacgactaagtcttctagagtatcctgatcacaacctgatcactctaggaacaaatgcttagacacaagctaagactttcttagagtatcctgaccaccacgtgatcactctaattacaagtgcttagacacaagctaagacttcctagagtatcctgatcaacacttgatcactctagttacttacaaattaatgtaatcaaataagagtattacaattgcttctgaaaagctataatcacaacagtgatatttctcttaaggtttaagcttaatctcactaatatattacaacagcaatgtagtgagctttgatgaagatgaagtttccgagctttgagttgaacagcgtttcagcaagtttttcagaataagttcgttcagaatttgtaaccttgcttctcatcagaacttcatactaataggcacttgagaagatgaccgttgggagcatttaatgctttgcgtaatccgtacagcattgcatttaatgtttcacgcttttgtcaactacctcgagccttgttcacgctgtgtctactgacgttgcctttaatagcttctaacgttccttttgtcaatcagcgtagccttccatcttgtacttgcttctgatctgatgtttgtgtttacaacgtttgaatatcatcagagtcaaacagcttggtgcagagcatcttcttgtcttctgaccttgaagtgcttctgagtgtgataccatgaggacctcaatgcttctgcttctgaactcaagttcttctgatgcttccatagacccatgttctgattctgccttgaccatcttctgatgtctttccagaccatgttctgatgttgcatgctgaaccttctgagtcaaagcttctgagcgctgatttgtgcatactctttatatatttcctgaaagggaaattgcaatgtattagagtaccacattatctcacacaaaattcatatccttgttatcatcaaaactaagaatattgatcagaacaaatcttgttctaacacttctaagactttctagagtatactgatcaacaacctgatcactctagttcttacaacttaatgtaaacaaattattttaagagttacaatgcttcttataaagctattatcacaactgtgattttctcttaagtttaagcttaaatctcactaagatattacaacagcaatgtagtgagtttgatgatgaagtttgagagcttttgaatttgacagcgtttctgtataatgcgcaagtgttgtgttgagcttctcatcagaaattcatatttataggcgcttgagaagattaccgttgggagcatttaatgctttgcataatccgtacaacattgcatttaatgtttcactcttttgtcaactacctcgagccttgttttcgctgtgtctactgacgttgcctttaatagcttctaacgttccttttgtcaatcagcctagcctgccagtctagtgcttgcttctgatatgatgtttgtgtaaacaacgtttgaatgtcatcagagtcaaacagcttggtgcagagcatcttcttgtcttctgaccttgaagtgcttctgagcatgataccatgaggacttcagtgcttctgatctcaaactcttctgatgcttccatagacccatgttctgattctgcttgaccatcttctgatgtcttgccagaccatgttctgatgttccatgctgaaccttctgagtcagtgcttcttgcgctgattttgtgcatactatttatataattcctgaaatggaaattgcatagtattagagtaccacattatctcatacaaaattcatatgcttgttatcatcaaaactaaaaatattgatcagaacaaatcttgttctaacatgtgcCTTTTGCTTAAATTAGTGAAGTTTTCTTTTCAATTATTTAGTAGGTTATTATGATAAATTCATCATTATTTCCTACCATAAAATAACcagtatttaaatattataaatcaaGAAAAACAATTATTCGTTAGTTTCAAATACACGCTACAATATGGCTTAGGTAAGATTTCGTACTACTAACATGTGCCAATTACCTCAGTCTTTATTAGGGGGTAGTTGTTCAAAATTCCTTTTATTGGTCAGTAATTATAAACGGGATTATTGATACATCCTTGTCCCCTAGGCTTCTCTAAACATTTATGACCTATCTTGAGAATACAACACTTACTCACGATAAATCTCTTGAGAACAATCATTCAAATCCCTCACCTTTTAGTCTATAAATAGTAGCAATCCCTTCTTCACCTCTTATCAATTTCAATCCAACCAATAGCTCTTGAACCTTTAGTGGTGCCTTAACAATGTCTGCCAAAACCTTTCTTGGAAACGAGGAAACCCTAGAAGTTATTCCAAAAAAACAACCCAATCTTTCCAGACTCAAAGACTCTGGAATGGATATAATAAGCAGTATGCAAATCCAGTCTTGGTCTGGGTACTACGCTGTATTAAGTGGTCCCATCTTTACCATAATAGTAAAAGAATTTTGGTAGTTTTCCAAAATAAGTGATGATGGCAACACTATCTGGTATGAGATCTACATACTACTTATTGCTATCTCTGTTTCCTCTATAATGGAGGTCACAAGGTGTGTTGCTTCTAGAGTCACCATTGATGACTATCAATACGAATTGAGCATGGTGGAGAAATTCAAAATACTTCATGATAGTTCGACTTTATATGAGCCAACTAACCTTGGAACCCTTCTTCTTTCTACTCGAACTTGGTTTAGATTCTCCCTTTCTAGCCTCCATCCTCAATAAAAGGCAAGGAGCACTTTGTCCCATGACAACAAAATCTTCATATATCTCCTGACTTATCACTTCAGGATAAATATCCCTAAAACCATCTTCAACCATCTGAAACACTCCATTGAAATATCAAGAGCATAATCACAATCCTACATTCCTTATGGAAGGATACTATCTGAGATAATATTTTGAGAAAAAATATGGGAAATAGTAAACAGGATTAGACCGGATCATGCACTAGTTGAGACAAGATGTCCTATGGTGGATACAATTGACGATTTTGATGATTAGTACATTGGTCTTTTGGTGTATAAAGAGTCATTGTCTTGCTCTGTTAACTAAGTCTTCTTTAGTCTAAGTCTTATATTTTGCTTTGTCATATAATGTACTCTTTTAATCTATTAATGAGATATTTGGTTGACCCCAATCTGCTAATGCATTACTATATGTAGAGATTCACTAGCCTTTTGATGATgtcaaaaaagggggagaaatataatGATTTTGATAGATTGGAAAGAATGCAAAATTTCAAATAATAGAATATGCATTTACCTTTTACATTTGCTTGTTTGACATTTATCCAAGGAACTCTTAACAAGTTCACTAAGCATTCTAATACAGGTCATAAAATCGAAGCTTCTTATATGATCAGAATCAGATAAACTCAATACTGTTCAGAAGTTGAAAACTTTTGAAAGTTAAAGTTATCTTGACGATGTTCAGAAGatgtatcaaaagaaaagttctCTAAAATATTTTCAGAAGTCAAAGAATATCTGAAAAAATATGGATAGAAGATTAAGTTCTAAAGTCCAAATTTGATACTTCATAAGGTTCAGAAGTAATGATATTCTATCTTCATCGAGTCTGAAAAATCAGGGGGAGTTTCTCATCTGAAAGACATGTTCTCCTTCTGATGAAAAGCGTGGCCAAAACATCAGAAGCTACCAAGTTATGTTTTAGCGCTACACTGGTTCTGATGAACAGTGGCAAACCATTAAAAGAAGATTCTGAAGTTATGTTGTTCTGATACTATGCTTAAAGAAAACAAGCTCTGAAGATTTGAAGATAGAAATTCTGCTGAACAAGTCCAGATGCTAAAGGCTTATGCTCTTTTAGACCATAAGGAAGTATTCCTTATCTACTATACGTTCTGATAACTCAAAATTCATAATTTTGTGAGTCTTGGGATCAGAGAAAGACTCTGAACAAGCATAAATAAAATTTTGGGGTTAACACATTCAGGGGGAGCTGTTGCTAGAAACTCTGAATATGTTACATCTCGTGATAACCCTATTTTAAATGTTCTatcaaaatacatagttttgtcatcatcaaaaaaagGGGAGATTacaagaacaagatttggttttggaatatatctctgagttttgatgataacaatggagTATTTGTGAAAGAACAATTTTATGTTCTGATGTTTGTTTATGAGCAAGACTATGTTTATCGAAGTTATCAGATCAAACAAACAATATCAAGATGTGTGTTGAAGATCTTACGCGAATTACTATGTGTGACACAATTCGCAAGCATATTGAAAAAGCAAGTATGCTTCTGTATCTCATCATAATCGGAAAGATCCAAGGATGTTTGATATTGCTATTGCAATGTTCCTATGGATTCTATTATGAGAAGTGGTTCTGATTTTGAAGCCAGTGAAGATTCTGAATGTAGAATCTTGTGAAGAGCCAAGTGCTGAAGAATATGAAGACATGgttctgaagattctgaagactaAAGGTTTTGAAGATTGAAGTACTGAAGACTCTATTCTGAAGACTTTTATTTCTAAAACAAAGGATCATGAAGATCTAGTACTGAAGAcgaagttctgaagactctgaagacttgaagttctgaagaataAGATCTCAAGAAAAAGTGCTGAAGTTTCAAAGACAAGGTTCCGAgcgaacaagttctgaagactgaAGACTTAATCATGTGAAGACTCAAGTGTAATAACTATTATCATGCTTCAACCATCTACCATCAAAAGCCTCTGAAGTTGAGAAAACAAATGTTACCGTTAGCAATGATAAGTAAACAGTACATAAGAGCTTTATTACACTACCTCTCCATTAGCTTGATTTATGGAAAAAGACAAACGGGATAGTACTACTCTAAAATCATTGTGTAACGACTCTTTATATAGTCAACTATTCCTCAACGGATATTCCTCAACGAATATTCCTCAATGAATCTTTTTTCTTTAGCTATAAAATAAGAAGATAATATACTTTATTATTGTTGGTGTTGTCATGATTAGAACATAACCAAAATCATCAACCAATATAACAAAAACAAGAACAACTGTCTTCAAATGGCTTTGCATCATGCTGTTGATTATAAGATAATTAAGATGATCATATAGCTtttcaattaaaaatttaatatatgaaTATTGTGCTATGAGAATGATCATTGAAGTATAGAGAATAAGGGCTGTTGTCCAGAATGTTCTCAGGAGAATCAAGATGAAGACGTTCTTCCTTCTGATACATCAAGATCGACAAAGCTGTCAGAAGCTCATGAAGAAGAAGACGAAAGAAATTCAAGTGCTTTGAGTTATTGTCTGTGAAGTAGCTACTTGAAGAAAAGAAGACCACACGTCAAAAGCTACAATACAATGTAATATTCTTAGTGTGTATTAGGATCTTCTGATGTACGTAATTGTTTTTACATTTGCTTGTGTAGAAGCTTTTATTGTAAACAAACATTGTGAAAAAAACAGATGTTTGTTCCTTCTAAAGGACCAGTTGGTCAGAAGCTTTAGGAAGGTCTTTAACAATTCTTCTAAAGGACTGGTTGGTCAGAAGCTTTAGGAAGATATTGTGTCCCTCAAATGACCGGTTAGGCCAGAAGCTTTGGGAAGACTAAGATGATAGTCTTAGCTAGTGgttgttagtcacttgcgggtagctttttcattgtattgtgagtcaccAGTGGTTTCCTGTGCAGCATTAGTCATCGGTGATTTCCCATgcagttgtaatcagtttggttatagtggattaagtccttgagttcaaggcaaaatcaccttgttCGGTTTGACTGGATTAGCTTGAGGgtttctcaagtgaaccaggatatatcgtgtgttctttactttggtttatgctttattttaaatttatgtttctGCAAAGCAATCAAAATTATAAGCTTATACCACCTTACTTAAGAGGCGAAAAATCTGTTAAGAGtggaaaacccaattcaaaccctctTTTCTTGTGTTTTCTTCAAACCTTCAATCCGGATAGTGGAAACATATGTATCTCATACTATTATCTCACGTAAATAATTTTTATCTTATCTTCTAATCTTAAGAGGCTTCTGATAGTTTGTTGATGAAGCATGCTTAGAAGGACCTAAACTTGAATCTTCAAAGcctaagtcttcagagtcttcataaTTTGTGCATCTAGAACCTTGTCTtaagagtcttcagcacttggtcttcaaaatGTCTCTCTTCATAATCTTTAGAACTTGTTCTTCCAAAATCTTGTCTTTAGAATCTTTAGAGTTTGGACAACAGAAACACAAAGCCAAAGGGTTCTCTAGAAGCTTTTACACAAGGGGTATGATCAGAAGCTCAATCACTAACGTTCAGCAGAACCGTTGTTATATAAGCATTCTAGAACTTGAATGAGTCTTAGTTTCTTCTAGAGTCAGAGTATGTTGAGTTTAAAACCTGGTGATGTCACGCGCCTTTTCTTTAAAGTGAGAATCAATTAGCAAAAGCTACGCACTAGACATAAACCATTAGAGTACTAAATTATTCTCTAAGATATCATGTAATGTTATCATTAAAATGTAAGACCTGATggagaaccaaatcttgttcttacaatctcCCCTTTTATGATGATGGCAAAACCATGTATTATGATGAACAATTTATACTAGGTTTAAatcacataaatcatattcaGGGTTAGCTAGACAGCTCCCCCTGAGAACTATACTCCCAAAATTCATTTAAGCTTGTTTAGAGGCTTCCCCTGAGCTCAAGACTTACAAAGTAATTTTGAAGTATAAAAAGGAAGAAGGGGGGAATACCTCCCTGTTTGCAATTCCATCAGGGTCTGACTAAAATGTATGGTTCTATATCTCAGATCCTGAATTGCTATTAGAACGCAATGAATTTTCAGAACCTAGTTGTGAATATTTACTAAGCTTCAAAATTGGGTTCATCTTGAATCTTGACCTTGTTTAGAACATATAAACTTGCTAGCTTCTTAAGATCTTGATCTTGTcatctgaatatccttcacagtTTTGCCTGTCTTTTAAACTTTCAGTGAACTTTTGCAAAGTTCCGGAATCAAACATTGTTAGAAGCAAGAATCTCATATCATGTATTGGAATGATCTATTAAGAAAAGGTATATCAAAATCATCTTTACTTCTCCCCCTTTGTAAGAAATCAAAAAGACTTTTAACCgaataaccaaaaaaataaaacttcattGATTAAAGTGATGAAGTAAAGAATTTAACGGAGCAAATGTTTGGGATAGTTTATGGAAATAGATATTAATGACAATTATAACACGCTTTCTCACAACAGTAAGATAAAAGAGAGAGGAACTTTCATTAAAAAGTAATGGAAAGTACATCAAGAGAACAACACAACTAAACAGACTACATGTATTCCTGTACATAATCATGATATCCCACCCTTCTGTTTAAATGTTATCGTTGTGTGGGTAACATGCAAATACTCAAGAGTAGTTCGACTTTGAAGTGAGTGGAAGATGGAGTCTCCCTTTTGTTTTATAGAGTTGACGTCTGTTATGATATGTAATACCAGGAAAATGGAATGTGTCTATGTTATTTATGTCTGTAAGAGATTGTTTGGAATCTCattgaattgttattgttatatGTATGTTAAAAACATGATTATGCTTTGAATTATCAAATTGTCACGTTATTGATGTTTTTCCGCTGCAATAAAAGTTTAAATTTCAGACatgttttattgttattttaataattttttaaatcccAGGTGTTTCACATCCGACTATATGAGCAGGTTTTGTTGAATTGTGACATCCTAAATGTTTATGTGTTAATTTTTACTCTTATAATTATTGTAAATACGCGGGAATTTTTTAAGATGTTACGAGTATCATCTAAAGGGTAATTGGAAGTTCAATTCAGTGAGAGGATATACACAAAAAAATTGATTGGTGTGATGCTCTTACTATAGAGATATGAGCGATTTTACATGATATTGAGCTACCTTGGCATGAGGGAATTACAAATATGATGATTGAAAGTGGCTCTCAAATATTGATAGATACTATTAGCCAAGAGATTGGAGACGATCACAACTTTCTAATTTTAGTTCATAAATTCAAAAGAATGAATTAAAGAAATTGACACATCAAGTTCAACAACATTAAGTGGAAAGAAAATTGATGTGCAAATCAAAATACAAATTATAGTTTTACTTTGAACAATAAAGAACTCGTCATATTACCGAACCTTGTGTCAAATGAATTAAATATCACGACGATatatttaggctatgtttggatatcataaaatcaacggagcggaatggagcggAGCAAGATGGAGAGGAATGAAAATACCATTTCATTGTTTAGAAATTTTAGGACGGAATAAAGTAAGTTGTTCATTCCTCCCAAATTGGAGGGTaagaaaaatggtggaaagtgATTGAATGGAATGAAATTCATACCACTCTATCCCGTTCtgttccatccgtttttaaaaTATCCAAACAATAAGATATTATTCTATTCCAtcccgctccgctccatccgattccatcaatccaaacaaagtaAGGTAATGCCaatagttaaaaaaaaatcaGGTAATACCAAGCATAATAAAgagatggaaaaaaaattaaaatatattattaaaataagatAGAGATATAACTTTAATGTTGTGAATACAAATGGCAGCGTAAACGATATGCGATTCTTGCAACGAGTCTTTCAGAAGTGAGGAATTGTTGAAACGTACGGGCCGGCCCGGCCCCGCTTGGAGCAACTGCACAAGTCTTCAAAAATTTTGGACAAGAAAATATCTCCACATTTGTAACAAAATCTACATCGACACCTgcaatttcataaaataaaatgctaAAATGTGCCCTAAGAATACTAAAAGatagatgttttaaaaaaaaaaacctgcaTCTCATGTGGTCGCAACCCTCAGATCTGGCAACATAAAATCTGCAATTAGGGCATCTCCTCCACCCCATATCCTTGGCAAGGCTCATCAACATAACACCTTCGTCATCTTTCTCGTCAGCATTCATTTTCTCGAACTCGCTGCATTCCATTCCTTCATGCCATGAAACCTTACATTCTGCACACAACATCCTCttacaatttggacatttcgatCTTCCAAGAACCTCCTCTTTACTGTCTTTGATCAAAAGAGCTGAACAGTCTGCAAAGGGGCAATATACTTTCACCGAAGCATCAAACATCGCCTCGCAGGACGCCTGCCCCCACCGATCGAAAATCTCCGCCGGAAGAATCCTACGACAACTATCGATTTCCAACAAACCAGTGCAACCAATAAAGGGACAACGGATGTTGCTGATGTTGTTTTGCAGATTTGAATCAATGTACATTACGACACACTCGGAGCAATAAGTGTGGGAACAAGCTTCGATGTAGAAAGCTTCTTTCATTGTTTTAGTGTTTGTGCAGATTTCGCAAACGAAAGGGATGTTTTGGGGAATGTAACTGATGATCCTAGGATTGTTGTGTTGGTCGCAAAGGTGGATGATAGCAGAGAGTTTTCTGTTTG of the Vicia villosa cultivar HV-30 ecotype Madison, WI unplaced genomic scaffold, Vvil1.0 ctg.000774F_1_1, whole genome shotgun sequence genome contains:
- the LOC131631100 gene encoding E3 ubiquitin-protein ligase RSL1-like — encoded protein: MKEAFYIEACSHTYCSECVVMYIDSNLQNNISNIRCPFIGCTGLLEIDSCRRILPAEIFDRWGQASCEAMFDASVKVYCPFADCSALLIKDSKEEVLGRSKCPNCKRMLCAECKVSWHEGMECSEFEKMNADEKDDEGVMLMSLAKDMGWRRCPNCRFYVARSEGVDVDFVTNVEIFSCPKFLKTCAVAPSGAGPARTFQQFLTSERLVARIAYRLRCHLYSQH